A stretch of DNA from Microbacterium croceum:
ACGAGATCGTCTACGACGCGGCCCAGACGGGTCTCGCCGATCAGGTCGAGATCTACAACGCCGGTGAGACGACCGTCTCCCTCGACGGCTGGAAGATCTCGGACGAGAAGCGTGACGCCTTCGGTCAGGCGCCGGAGGGCACCACCCTGGCGCCGGGGGAGTTCCTGGTGCTCGTGAAGGACATCGACTTCCCTTTCGGCCTCGGCAAGGGTGATGAGGTCGTGCTCTACGATCCGAGCGGCGCCGAGGTCGACGCCTACGCCTACGCCAACACCGCGCCGATCGCGGTCTGGGCCCGCTGCCCCGATGGAACCGGCGAGTGGGCGCACGCGACTGCGGCGACGCCCGGTGGCGCGAACGACTGCTCGGTCGCCCCGGTGGACGGTTCGATCGTGATCAACGAGGTCGACTCGCAGCCGGCGGACTGGGTGGAGTTCTACAACCCCGGCACGGCGGCCCTCGACATCTCGGGCTACGAGATCCGCGACAACTCCGATGACCACCGCTGGCAGTTCCGGCCGGGAACCACGATCGGCGCCGGCGCCTACCTGGTGGTCGAGGAGGGCACGATCGGCCTGGTGTCCGGTATCGAGACCGCCTTCCGCGATCCGATCGGCATCGGCAGCGCCGACCGCATCCGCCTCTTCGACGCCACCGGTGCGCTGATCGACGACACGCTGCCCTGGAGTGGTCACGCTGCGATCGGCGGCGACGCCGCGGCGGCCACGCTCGCCCGCTGCCCCGACGGCGCGGGCGCCTTCGTGCTCGCCCACCCGACGCCCGGAGCCACGAACGCCTGCGTCACGCCGGATGTGGTGATCAACGAGATCGAGTCGAACGGCGACGCCACCGACTGGGTCGAGGTGCTCAACACCGGCACGACCGCGGTCGACCTGTCGGGGTGGACCGTGATGGACAACGACCCGAACGGCCACGCCGACCAGGCGACTCCGCTCCCGGCGGGCACGCTGCTCGCTCCCGGCGCGTACTTCGTGTTCGACCAGCCGACGAACTTCGTCTTCGGCCTCGGCAACGGCGACACGGTCACCCTTCGCGACGCCACCGGCAACACGGTCGACGAGCATGTCTACACCGCGCACGCCGCGGGTGTGCTGGCGCGCTGCGCCGATGGGACCGGCGAGTTCGTCGACATCGCGGTGTCGACCAAGGGGCTGCGCAACGCGTGCGGCAACCCCGTGCGCATCAACGAGGTCGAGTCCGACGGAGGATCTCCGGACGACTGGATCGAGCTGGTCAACCCGACCGACAGCGCGGTCGATGTGTCGGGCGTGGTCGTGAAGGACGACGACGACGCGCACGCCTTCACGGTGCCGGCCGGCACCACGATCGCCGCGGGCGGCTACCTGGTGATCGAGCGCGAGTCCCTCGGCTTCGGACTCGGCCGCGGTGACGCCGTGCGCCTGTTCGACGGAGACCTGCTCGTGGACAGCACGACGTGGGGAGCGGGACACGCCGCCACCACGTGGGGACGCTGCCCCGACACCACGGGCGCGTTCGGCGTGACGGAGAAGCCGACCAAGGGCATGGCCAATGTGTGCGCGGGCGAGATCGCGGTGACGCCGTGGCCCGGTTCCGCCGACGTGCGGGTGCTCGACGACGTGCCGACCTTCCTGGAGGACTCCTCGGGTCTGGACGTGCAGGAGACCGCCGACGGCGCGTTCCTGTGGGCGGTGGACAACGGCGAAGGCCGCATCTGGAAGCTCGAGGCGCACGCCGACGGTTCGGTGGAGAAGGTCGACGGCTGGACGGACGGCAAGCGCGTGCGCTTCCAGAAGGATGCCTCGAACCCCGGTGCTGCGGGCCCCGATACGGAGGGCATCACGGTCGACGGCGATGGCTTCGTGTACGTGGCCTCGGAGCGCGACAACAGCGCGAAGGGCGTCAATCAGAACATCGTGCTGAGGGTCGATCCCGATGCGGCAGCCGGTGACCTGGTGGCCCAGCAGCAGTGGGACCTCACTGCCCTGCTCCCCACGGTCGGCGCGAACCTCGGCATGGAGGCGGTGCAGTGGGTTCCGGATGCCGCACTCGCCGGGAAGCTGTTCGACGACAACACCGGCGCAGCCTATGACCCCGCCGACTACGCGGGACACGGCTCGGGGCTCTTCTTCGTCGCGGTCGAGGACAACGGGCACGTGTACGGCTTCGCGCTCGCCGCGGACGGGGGCGCGACCCTCGTCTCGGAGATCGCTCCCGGCCTGACCGGGGTCATGGCGCTGGACTACGACAGCGTCCGCGACGTGCTCTGGGCCGTGTGCGACGACGGATGCCAGGGGCGCTCGGCCGAGATCACGCTGAACGGCACCGCGAAGCCGGGCCTCGCGCACCATGCGCGTCCGGCCGGGATGCCCGACATCAACAACGAGGGATTCGCGACGGCTCCGGCCTCGCTGTCGGTCGACGGTCAGCGACCGGTCTGGTGGTTCGCGGACGGCTTCGCCTCGCAGTCGCTGCGCACCGGCACCCTGCCGGGCAGCGACGACGAGACGCCGGGCACGAACCCGCCGCTCCCCGGTTCCGCACTGAACGACGACAACCGCAACGGCGTCACGATCAACCCCTCGGTCGCCGCGGCAGGGCAGCAGGTCATCGTGACGGTCGGCGACGCACAGGCCGGAACCGAGGTCTCGGTCTGGATGTACTCCGACCCGCAGCAATTGGTCTCGGGGGCGCTGGACGCCTCCGGCCGCATCACCGTCACCATCCCCGCGGACGCGGCAGCCGGTGCGCATCGGATCGCGGTGTACGACGCCGACGGCGACCTGATCGGCTGGGGCGACCTGCGCGTCACCGCGGCATCGGGTGGTGCCACGGACGGCGGCGGCACAGGCGCAGGCGAAGGCGGCCTCGCGAACACCGGCGGCGCCCTCCCGGTGGCGGCAACGGCACTCGCGCTGCTGCTGCTGTCGGCGGGCGGCGTCATGGTGGCGCGGCGCCGCCGCACGGTCTGAAGATCGGAGGGGTGACGGGAACGCATCCGTCACCCCTTCGGCGTCTCCGCTCCCGTGCCGCCGTGTCGGTGCCGCGGCCTAGACTCATAAGGCCATGACCGAAGCTCCTCTCATCGTTCCCGGAACCGCCGGCCCGCAGGGTCAGGACGACCTCCTCGCCGGCCTCAACCCGCAGCAGCTCGAAGCGGTGACCTACCGCGGCCCCGCGCTGCTCATCGTGGCCGGTGCCGGTTCCGGAAAGACCAGCGTGCTCACGCGGCGCATCGCGTCGCTGTTGCGCAGTCGTGAGGCGTGGCCGAGTCAGATCCTCGCGATCACCTTCACCAACAAGGCCGCGGGAGAGATGCGCGAGCGCGTCGCAGGGCTGGTCGGCGATGTGGCCCGCGGCATGTGGATCTCCACGTTCCACTCCGCCTGCGTGCGCATCCTGCGACGCGAGGCCGAGCAGTTCGGCTTCACCAAGACCTTCACGATCTACGACTCCGGCGATTCCCGTGCGCTCCTCAAGCGCCTGGTCAAGGAGCACGAGGCAGACGCGTACGGTCTGACCCCCGCCGCCGTGCAGTCGCGCATCTCCAAGCTCAAGAACGAGTTGTCTGATGCCGAGTCCTACGCCCGCGACGCGAACATGTCGGATCCGGCGGAGCGCATCTTCGTCGAGCTGTTCGCGGACTACCAGCGCCAGCTGCGCAAGGCGAACGCCTTCGACTTCGACGATCTCATCGGCCAGACGGTGTATCTCTTCCGCGCCTTCCCCCAGGTCGCCGACACCTATCGTCGACGCTTCCGGCACATCCTGGTCGACGAGTACCAGGACACCAACCACGCGCAGTACGCGCTGATCCACGAGCTCACCCGGCCGGTCTCCGCCGCGGCCGCCCCCGACCCGTACGCCTCGAACGGCATGATGATCTTCGAGCCCGAGCCGGCGGCGAACCCTGACGCCCCCGAAGGCGGAGCCTCGCTCACGGTGGTCGGTGACTCCGACCAGTCGATCTACGCCTTCCGGGGCGCCGACATCCGCAACATCAGCGAGTTCGAGCGCGATTTCCCCGGCGCACAGGTGGTGCTGCTCGAGCAGAACTACCGGTCGACGCAGAACATCCTCTCGGCGGCCAACGCAGTCATCGGCAACAACTTCGACCGCAAGGACAAGAAGCTCTGGAGCGACAAGGGCGACGGCGACGCGATCATCGGCTTCACCGGGTACTCGCAGCACGACGAGGCCCAGTTCGTCGCCGACGAGATCGAGGCGCTGCATCGTGCCGGCATGCCGTACTCCGAGATGGCGGTCTTCTACCGCACGAACTCGCAGTCGCGTGCGCTGGAGGAGATCTTCATCCGCTCGGCCGTGCCCTATAAGGTCATGGGCGGTACGAAGTTCTACGATCGCGCCGAGATCAAGGATGCGTTGGCCTACCTGATCGCGGTCGCGAACCCGGCCGACGACATGTCGGTCCGCCGCATCCTGAACAAACCGCGCCGCGGCATCGGCGACGTCACGGAGACGGCGATCGCCCGATTCGCCGAAGAACACGACATGAGCTTCCGCGATGCGCTGGCGCACCCGACGCAGCTCGGTTTCGGCCCCAAGATCCAGGCCGCGATCGCCCAGCTCGATGCCGTGCTCGCCGAGGCGACCGCGATCATGCTCCCCGCGTCGGGGGAGCTCCCGCCACCCACCACCGTGGCCGAGGGACTCAGCCTGCTGCTCTCGAAGAGCGGCTACCTCGATGCCCTCCGCGCCAGCCGTGACCCGCAGGACGAGGCGCGGGTCGAGAACCTCGACGAGTTCGTCGCCGTCACACGGGACTTCGCCCGCAACAACCCGGAGGGCACGATCGTCGACTTCCTGACGGAGGTGGCGCTGGTCTCCGACGCCGACGACCTCGAAGACGAATCCGGCACGGTGTCGCTCATGACGATGCACACCGCCAAGGGGCTGGAGTACGACGCGGTCTTCGTCACGGGTGTCGAGGAGGACCTCATCCCGCACCGCATCTCGGCGGGTGAGCCGGGTGGCCCGCAGGAGGAGCGCCGGCTGTTCTACGTCGGCATCACGCGTGCGCGCAAGCGTCTGCACCTCTCGCTCGCCATGACCCGCGCGCAGTTCGGCGAGGTCACGGTCGCGATGCCGAGCCGCTTCCTGCAGGAGATCCCCGCGGCGCTGATCGACTGGCGCCAGTCGCCCGGTGACGTGAACTCGCGCGGCGGCATGCAGTCGCGCGCCCTCAACGCCCGCCGCCCCGGGGGCTTCGGGTCGTCGAGCTCGGGGTCCGGCGATCGCTTCGGCGTGAAAGCCCTCCCCGGCAGGGACTCGCTCAAGCCGCTGTCGACCGCGATGGATCGGTTCCCGAACCGCGTCACCGCCAAGGTGCGCGACAACGGCGACCTGGAGCTCACGGCGGGCGACCGCATCCGGCACACGGACTTCGGTGAGGGGCGGGTGGACGCGGTCACCGGAGAGGGGGCGAAGCGCATCGCGCATGTGCGGTTCGACACGTCCGGGCAGAAGAAGCTGCTCATCAAGGTCGCGCCGATCGAGAAGATCTAGTCCGCATCGCGGGCCGCTCACGGCGGGTTAGGCTGACAGATATGGCCCTGTTCTCCCGCCGCAAGAAGTCCGGTGACGATGTCGTCGCCCCCGCATCCGACGTCTCCGAGGTCGAGGGCGATGCCCCCGCCGATGCGGACGTGACTGCCCCGACCGCAGAGCCGGAGGTCGAAGCCCCCCGCATCGGCATCTCGGTGCAGGCGTTCCGCGGTGTCGGAGAAGCAGCTGGCCCCGCGGTCGCGCTGCCTGACCAGAACGAGCAGCCGGGCGGCTCCGACGACTCCACGGCCCGCGCTGCCCAGACCACCGCGACGGCGAACCCGCCCCGCCCTGCAGAACCCGTCGAGCGCCGTCTGCCGCTCGCTCCGGCGCTGCCGCCGGAGCAGACCGAGACGGTCGCGGGCATGAAGGACAACGTCCTGCTGCGCGAGGCGCTGAAGGAGATCGAAGCGGGCGCCACCAACGAGCAATTGCTCGGCGTCATGCGCCAGGCGCTGCAGGGGCACCTCTACATCCGCGTCAACGGCGACGCCCGTGCGCAGATCGCCGAGGGCAAGCCGCTGGCGGTGGCCGTCGTGCGCGATGAGGAGCGTCAGTTCATGCTCGCGTTCAGCTCGGCCGCCGCCGTGCGCGACTCCGTGCAGCTCGAGCAGGATCCCGCAGCGACCTCCGCGGTCGCACAGCCGGTCACCGCCGTACTGCAGCAGGTCGTCGCCGGCGACTTCGCCGGCCTGATCGTCGACAACGCCTCGGCCCCGCACCGGGTCGTGTTTCCCACGGAGCTGCTGCAGAAGACCCTCGAGCAGGCCGATGTCGACATGACCGTCAAGACGATCCTCGCGACGCCGCGGGCCCAGGATTCGGCGACCAAGGTCGGGGAGGCCCTCGCCACCACGCGCATGTGGGTGGCCGTGAACGACGGCACCGACACGGGACAGGTCGGCATCGCCGAGGCGCAGACCACGGACGGCAAGCGGTTCCTGCAGCTGTTCACGCATCCGCTCGAGGTGATCGCGCTCGGTCGAGGTGATCGCCCGTTGCCCTTCACACCCGATCAGCTCGCGAAGGTGCTCTCCAGCCACACCGCGATGGCCGGCGTCATCGTCGATTCGGCAGGACCGTCGATGATCGTCGAGCGCGACGCCCTGGCACCGGTGCTCGCGCTCGCCGTCGATCTCGACGACTGACGTCGCGGAAGGACCGTCTCCTCCGGGGGTTCCGCCGGGAACGCCCGCGCCCTAGTGTCGGAGCATGGCCTCCGAGCGCGTGACCGTGACCGTCGCCGACACCGACGGAGAGCGCGACGTCGTGCTCTCCAGTCCGAACCGGGTGGTGTGGCCTGATGTCGGCATCACCAAGGCGGAGCTGGCGGAGTACGTGCAGCGTGTCTCCGTGCCGTTCCTCTCAGCGAACGGCGGGCGTCCGGTCTCGCTCGAACGGTTTCGCGACGGGGTCGGCAGTGACGGCTTCTTCTCCAAGAACCCTCCGAAGGGCACGCCCGACTACGTCGACGCCGTCACGGTGACCTACAACAGCGGGCGCCAGCATCCGCAGCTCGTGCTCAACCGTGCGAGCGCGGTCGTGTGGGCCGTGCAGATGAACACGATCGTGTTCCATCCGTGGGCGTCGCTCGCGGCCGACGCCGACAACCCGATCGAGCTGCGGATCGACCTGGACCCCCAACCCGGCACGGACTTCGCCGACGCCGTGCGCGCCGCGCATGTGCTGCGGGAGGTGCTGCAGGAGGCGGGGCTGGAGGCGTTCGCGAAGACCAGCGGCAACCGCGGACTGCACGTCTTCGCGCCCATCGAGCCGGCCCATGAGTTCCTCGACGTGCGTCATGCGGTGATCGCTGCGGGGCGTGAGCTGGAGCGGCGGATGCCCGAGCAGGTGACCATGAACTGGTGGAAGGAGGAACGCGGAGAGCGGATCTTCGTCGACTTCAACCAGGCCAACCGCGACCGCACCATGGCGGGCGCCTACAGCCCGCGTGCCCTCCCCGCGGCGACGGTGTCGACCCCGGTGCATTGGGAGGAGTTGGACGGCCTCGACCCCACGCGCTTCACGGTGCGCAGCATCCCGCAGCGGCTCGATGACGTGGGGGACCCGTGGGCGCCGATGCAGGATGCGCCCGGACGCATCGACACCCTGCTGGAGTGGTGGGCGCGTGACGTCGAGAACGGGCTGGGGGAGTTGTCGTTCCCTCCGGAGTTCCCCAAGATGCCGGGGGAGCCGCCCCGGGTGCAGCCGAGCAAGAAGGTCGCCGCGAACTGGGACGACGACGCCACACCGGCCGAGAAGAGCTGACCGCGCTCAGGCCAGCACGTCGGCGAGGTCGTAGCCGGCGACCGTGTCGAGCTGATCGTAAGTGCACGATCGGGCATCGCGGTCGGGGCGCCAGCGCTCGAACTGCACGGTGTGCCGGAAGCGCGCTCCTTCGAGCTGGTCATAGCGCACCTCGAGCACACGCTCGGGGCGCAGCCTCACGAACGACACGTCCTTCGCCCCGCTGAAGCGCGAGCGCTCGCCCACTCCCGTGACCGCGTCGCCGGCCTCGTCGCGCTCCACCAGCGGTGCCAGCTCCGTCACCAGCTCCTGGCGGCGTACGTCACTCCACGCAGCCACCCCGCCGACCTGGCGCAGGCTGCCGTCGTCACCGTACAGCCCGACCAGCAGGGAGCCGACCCCCGAACCCGACTTGTGGATGCGATACCCGAGCGCGACCACATCGGCGGTGCGTGCGTGCTTGATCTTGATCAGCGTGCGCTTGCCGGGGGCGTAGGGCTCGGCGAGCGGCTTGGCGACCACGCCGTCGAGTCCTGCCCCCTCGAACTCCGCCAACCAGCGGACGGCGGCCTCGCGGTCACGGGTGGTGCGCGTGAGGTGCAGCGGGTGCGGCACATCGGCCAGCAGCCGTTCGAGGCGCTGCCGGCGGTCTTCGAACGGCGTCGCGCGCAGATCGTCATCGCCCTCGGCGAGCAGGTCGAAGGCGATGAACATCGCCGGGGTCTCGGCGGACAAACGGGCGACGCGGGATGCCGCGGGATGGATGCGCTGACTCAACGCCTCCCAATCGAGGCGCTGGGCGCCCTCGGGCCCGGTGGCGACCACGATCTCGCCGTCGAGCAGGCACGGACCGGGCAGCAGCGTCGGGATGGCCTCGACCAGTTCGGGGAAGTACCGCGTCAGCGGCTTCGCACCGCGGGAGCCGATCTCGACGGTCGTGCCGTCCCACGAGATGAGGCCGCGGAAGCCGTCCCACTTGGGCTCATACAGCAGCCCGCCCGGGGTCTTCGCAGGGTCGGGCACCGTCGCTGCGGCTTTGGCCAGCATCGGCGCAGGGATCTCGTAGCGCATGGCTCCATCCTGGCGTCGCCATCGCCGTGGCGGAAGAGCACGCGAGGCGGCTTCTCAACTCAGGATGAACCTCGCCGGGGGTGGAGGGTGAGTCGCAGATTCCGGCGGCTCGCCCAGGTGCTGGGCACGGAGCGTCCTGAGTTGTGGACGCGTCAGCCGAAGAGATCGGCCAGCGCGTGGGGGAGTCCGGCATCGGCGAGGGCCGTACGGGCGGCATGCCAGCCGGCCATGCCGTTCACCCCCGGACCCGGAGGGGTCGCGGACGAGGCGAGGTAGACGCCGCGCATCGGAGTGCGCCAGGGAGTGGGAGACAGCGTGGGTCGCCGCACGGCCTGCACGAGGCTGAAGACGCCGCCGGAGATATCGCCGCCGATCTCGGCCGGGTTGACGGCCTCGCGTGAGGAGGCCGGCACGGCGTGGTGGGCGACGATGCGATCGCGGAACCCGGGGGCGAACCGCTCGACCTGCGCTGTTATGAGGGAGGTCGGATCGAGATCGGACCCGGCAGGCACGTGGATGTACGCCCAGAACACCGCCCGCCCGTCGGGAGCCCGTGACGGATCGAACACCGAGGGCTGCACGGCGAGCACGTACGGCCGGTCGCTCACGCGTCCCTGCGCCACGGCATTCTCGCTCGCCCAGATCTCGTCGCGCGTGCCACCGATATGCACGGTGGGCGCCCGCGCGACATCGGCGTGGGCCCACGGGACCGGCCCGTCCAGCGCGAAGTCGACCTTCGCCGCCCCTGGCCCGTAGCGGTACGCGGTCAGCGCTTTCGCGTAGCGCGAGGGGATGTCGGGGTGGGTCAGCGCCAGGCGCGGCGAGCTGTTCAGCAGCAGCAGGTCGCCGCGCGCCGGGTCGCCCCAGTCGAGAGTGCGCAGGTCGGTGACGTGCGTCCCGGTCTCGACGGTGCCGCCGTGCGCCACAAGGTCGGACACCAGGGCGTCGGCGATGCGCTGGGCTCCGCCGCGCGGATACATCCACCCTCCGGCGTGTGCGTGGGCGGCCAGCAGCAGGCCGGCCGCGGCACCGGAGAGCGATGGCAACCGCGTGTTGGCATGAGCGACCACGCCGGCCATGAGCGCCGCGGCCTCCTCGGTGCGCAACGCGCGCCGTGAGAACAGGGCACTCTGGTCGATCATCCGCGCGACGTACCGTGCTGCCGTGACGGGGTCGTGGGGGACGCGCAACAGGGCGTTCCCGGTGAAGTCTCCGAGGCCGTCGATGTGGCGGGCGAGCGGCCTCAGTCTTCTGGTCCAGGCGGCGCCGTCGACGCCCAGCCCGCGTGCTGTGCGGTCGATGTCGCGCCAGGCGATTGCCGCTCGCGCGTCGTCGAGGGGGTGCGCGTAGGAGATCTCGGGGCGGATCCAGTCGATCCGCTCGGCCAGTCCGAACGCGCGGAAGAACGGCGAGGCGAGGGCGGCGGGGTGCACGGCGGAGCAGACATCATGCCGGAACCCGGGGAGTGTGGATTCGAGCGTGCGCACGCCGCCGCCGATCGTCTCCGCGGCTTCGAGCACCCGCACCCGGTAGCCGGCGCGGGCGAGCGCGACCGCGGCGGCGAGACCGTTCGGCCCTGACCCGACGATCGTTGCCCGTGACATCACGCCAGTCTCGCATGCGGGTGCGCGCGCCGTGCGTCCCCGGTGCGGGGAGATCGGTTCGAGAATCGGTCGGCGGACGCGCTCAGACGTGCGATCCTGGAGAGTGATGAAAGAAGTTCAGGGGCCGACCCCCGCAGGCACCTCCCGTCCATATCGCTCGCTGCCCGAAGCATTGCGTGCGCACCGCATCGACCCGTCGAACCATGAGTTCATCACCGGCATCATGGATGCCGTCGGCATCAGCTCGTACATCGACCGCGGCCGCTACATCGAGGCCATCCGCCGCGGAGAGGGCGCTGCCCTTCACATCGGCAAGACCTACACGAACGGCTTCACGGAGGACGAGCACATCGTCGTCGGCTCGACCGCTCTGCGGCTGCAGCCGAGCGAGGGCCGCGCGCCGTTGTTCTACGTGAGCCACCCGAGCGAGTTCATCCCGCTGACGCCGCCCCGCGCGGCCAAGCGCACGACGACCCCGCGCGTTGCCGCCGCTCCCCGCGAGCGTGCGTCGAAGCCGGTCGAGGAGCGCGACTACGGCGTGTGCGATGTCTGCTTCATGGTGAAGACCCCGGCTGGCGGCTGCGGCTGCAACTGATCGCTCGAGCCGACGGACGTGCTCCGCACGGCCGTCGGCTCAGCCCGCGAGCTGCGACAGGCGATACCGACCGGGGGTCATCCCGACGAGCGGCGTGAACTGCTCGATGCACTGACTGGTCGTCGCCCATCCGCACGCCGCGGCCGTGTCGGTCACCGAGGTGCCGTCGGCGAGCAGGACGAGTGCGCGATGCACACGCAGCTGAAGTCGCCACTGCCGGTACCCCATGCCCGTCTCCTGCTGGAACAGGCGGCTCAACGTGCGCTCGGCTGTGCCCGTGCGTGCGCTGATCCCGCCGAGCGACACCGGCACCGCGAGGTCCTCCTCGACGATGCGCGCCGCCTCGCGCAGGCGCGGATCATGCGGTTCCGGCAGATGCAGCGGCTGCTCGGGCGCGGTGACCGCCTCATCCACGATGACGCGACGCAGGTGGTCGAGCGCGTCGGCGCTGCGGGAGCGGTCGGATGTCATCGCCAGCACCGCCTCGCGGGCGAGCGGTGTCGCGACGAGAACCGCTGGCGCGGCCGGAAGCAGGGCCGCGAGCTCATCGCCGAGGTGGACGATGCGCATGTCCGTGCGCCCGTGCGCGCGATGACGGTGCTCGGCGCCGGCGGGCACCCACGCCATTCGGGTCGATGGCGCGATCCAGGCGCCGTCGTCGGTGAGCAGCGACAGCACGCCGGATGCGGCATGCACGAGGTGCCCCAGAGGATGGGCGTGACGGGGTGAGGTCTCGGCGTGCGCGAACCGGTAGGCGCCCTCCATCGGCAGCGCCGCGGGGGAATCAAAGTCGACGAGGTGCAGATCGACGAGTCGAGGAGATTGGCGGGTATTCGACATCACAATGCAGTTTACGTGTTTCCTGACAGGGGGAGCGAATGCTGGACTCGAGGCATGACCACGATGCAGGAACCGTTCGACACCGCTCCGATCCCGGCGACCGCGCCATCCGTCCGACGCGGCGCGGTGCTCACCGGGATATACGTGGGGGTGGGGCTCCTCATGATCGCCCTGAACCTCCGCATGGGTGTCGCGTCGGTCGGGCCGGTGCTCCCTGCGATCGAGCAGGAGCTCGGCATCCCCGCAGCAGCGGCCGGACTGCTGACCACGATCCCGGTGTTCGCCTTCGGGGCCTTCGCGTTCCTCACTCCGGCGTTGACGCGCTGGATCGGGCTGCACCGGCTGCTCGCGCTCACGATGGTCGTCGTGGCGGTCGGCATCGGCATCCGCCTCCTTCCGTCTCCGCTGGCGCTCTTCGGCGGCACGGTGCTGGTGGGCGCGGGGATCGCGGTGGCGAACGTGTGCATGCCTGCAGTGATCAAGCAGGACTTCGCGCACCGCCTCGGGCTGATGATGGGTCTGTACTCCACGGTGCTGTTCCTCGGCGCTGCCGCGGCTGCCGCCCTCACCGTGCCGTTCATGGTCGCGCTCGACGGATCCTGGCGGGGTGCCCTGGGGCTCTGGGCGATCCCGGCGGTGCTCGCCCTGTTGATCTGGACTCCGCGGGCGATCCGCAGCGTCGCCGACTC
This window harbors:
- a CDS encoding ATP-dependent helicase, giving the protein MTEAPLIVPGTAGPQGQDDLLAGLNPQQLEAVTYRGPALLIVAGAGSGKTSVLTRRIASLLRSREAWPSQILAITFTNKAAGEMRERVAGLVGDVARGMWISTFHSACVRILRREAEQFGFTKTFTIYDSGDSRALLKRLVKEHEADAYGLTPAAVQSRISKLKNELSDAESYARDANMSDPAERIFVELFADYQRQLRKANAFDFDDLIGQTVYLFRAFPQVADTYRRRFRHILVDEYQDTNHAQYALIHELTRPVSAAAAPDPYASNGMMIFEPEPAANPDAPEGGASLTVVGDSDQSIYAFRGADIRNISEFERDFPGAQVVLLEQNYRSTQNILSAANAVIGNNFDRKDKKLWSDKGDGDAIIGFTGYSQHDEAQFVADEIEALHRAGMPYSEMAVFYRTNSQSRALEEIFIRSAVPYKVMGGTKFYDRAEIKDALAYLIAVANPADDMSVRRILNKPRRGIGDVTETAIARFAEEHDMSFRDALAHPTQLGFGPKIQAAIAQLDAVLAEATAIMLPASGELPPPTTVAEGLSLLLSKSGYLDALRASRDPQDEARVENLDEFVAVTRDFARNNPEGTIVDFLTEVALVSDADDLEDESGTVSLMTMHTAKGLEYDAVFVTGVEEDLIPHRISAGEPGGPQEERRLFYVGITRARKRLHLSLAMTRAQFGEVTVAMPSRFLQEIPAALIDWRQSPGDVNSRGGMQSRALNARRPGGFGSSSSGSGDRFGVKALPGRDSLKPLSTAMDRFPNRVTAKVRDNGDLELTAGDRIRHTDFGEGRVDAVTGEGAKRIAHVRFDTSGQKKLLIKVAPIEKI
- a CDS encoding lamin tail domain-containing protein — its product is MSRLLRGVAVSVVGALSAAALLAAPAAAIGATSDNTPTAIQEAEAAPGLVLNEIVYDAAQTGLADQVEIYNAGETTVSLDGWKISDEKRDAFGQAPEGTTLAPGEFLVLVKDIDFPFGLGKGDEVVLYDPSGAEVDAYAYANTAPIAVWARCPDGTGEWAHATAATPGGANDCSVAPVDGSIVINEVDSQPADWVEFYNPGTAALDISGYEIRDNSDDHRWQFRPGTTIGAGAYLVVEEGTIGLVSGIETAFRDPIGIGSADRIRLFDATGALIDDTLPWSGHAAIGGDAAAATLARCPDGAGAFVLAHPTPGATNACVTPDVVINEIESNGDATDWVEVLNTGTTAVDLSGWTVMDNDPNGHADQATPLPAGTLLAPGAYFVFDQPTNFVFGLGNGDTVTLRDATGNTVDEHVYTAHAAGVLARCADGTGEFVDIAVSTKGLRNACGNPVRINEVESDGGSPDDWIELVNPTDSAVDVSGVVVKDDDDAHAFTVPAGTTIAAGGYLVIERESLGFGLGRGDAVRLFDGDLLVDSTTWGAGHAATTWGRCPDTTGAFGVTEKPTKGMANVCAGEIAVTPWPGSADVRVLDDVPTFLEDSSGLDVQETADGAFLWAVDNGEGRIWKLEAHADGSVEKVDGWTDGKRVRFQKDASNPGAAGPDTEGITVDGDGFVYVASERDNSAKGVNQNIVLRVDPDAAAGDLVAQQQWDLTALLPTVGANLGMEAVQWVPDAALAGKLFDDNTGAAYDPADYAGHGSGLFFVAVEDNGHVYGFALAADGGATLVSEIAPGLTGVMALDYDSVRDVLWAVCDDGCQGRSAEITLNGTAKPGLAHHARPAGMPDINNEGFATAPASLSVDGQRPVWWFADGFASQSLRTGTLPGSDDETPGTNPPLPGSALNDDNRNGVTINPSVAAAGQQVIVTVGDAQAGTEVSVWMYSDPQQLVSGALDASGRITVTIPADAAAGAHRIAVYDADGDLIGWGDLRVTAASGGATDGGGTGAGEGGLANTGGALPVAATALALLLLSAGGVMVARRRRTV
- a CDS encoding SseB family protein, with amino-acid sequence MALFSRRKKSGDDVVAPASDVSEVEGDAPADADVTAPTAEPEVEAPRIGISVQAFRGVGEAAGPAVALPDQNEQPGGSDDSTARAAQTTATANPPRPAEPVERRLPLAPALPPEQTETVAGMKDNVLLREALKEIEAGATNEQLLGVMRQALQGHLYIRVNGDARAQIAEGKPLAVAVVRDEERQFMLAFSSAAAVRDSVQLEQDPAATSAVAQPVTAVLQQVVAGDFAGLIVDNASAPHRVVFPTELLQKTLEQADVDMTVKTILATPRAQDSATKVGEALATTRMWVAVNDGTDTGQVGIAEAQTTDGKRFLQLFTHPLEVIALGRGDRPLPFTPDQLAKVLSSHTAMAGVIVDSAGPSMIVERDALAPVLALAVDLDD
- the ligD gene encoding non-homologous end-joining DNA ligase, producing MASERVTVTVADTDGERDVVLSSPNRVVWPDVGITKAELAEYVQRVSVPFLSANGGRPVSLERFRDGVGSDGFFSKNPPKGTPDYVDAVTVTYNSGRQHPQLVLNRASAVVWAVQMNTIVFHPWASLAADADNPIELRIDLDPQPGTDFADAVRAAHVLREVLQEAGLEAFAKTSGNRGLHVFAPIEPAHEFLDVRHAVIAAGRELERRMPEQVTMNWWKEERGERIFVDFNQANRDRTMAGAYSPRALPAATVSTPVHWEELDGLDPTRFTVRSIPQRLDDVGDPWAPMQDAPGRIDTLLEWWARDVENGLGELSFPPEFPKMPGEPPRVQPSKKVAANWDDDATPAEKS
- a CDS encoding ATP-dependent DNA ligase, which codes for MRYEIPAPMLAKAAATVPDPAKTPGGLLYEPKWDGFRGLISWDGTTVEIGSRGAKPLTRYFPELVEAIPTLLPGPCLLDGEIVVATGPEGAQRLDWEALSQRIHPAASRVARLSAETPAMFIAFDLLAEGDDDLRATPFEDRRQRLERLLADVPHPLHLTRTTRDREAAVRWLAEFEGAGLDGVVAKPLAEPYAPGKRTLIKIKHARTADVVALGYRIHKSGSGVGSLLVGLYGDDGSLRQVGGVAAWSDVRRQELVTELAPLVERDEAGDAVTGVGERSRFSGAKDVSFVRLRPERVLEVRYDQLEGARFRHTVQFERWRPDRDARSCTYDQLDTVAGYDLADVLA